Proteins from a genomic interval of Sphingobacterium sp. SYP-B4668:
- a CDS encoding 3-ketoacyl-ACP reductase: MENLHHKKAIVTGGGRGLGKATAVALAKEGVSVAVTGRNEANLIQTVRELETLGVKATYGVFDVADKEQVASVVPKLIEELGGIDILINNAGIAEFGSFLEMDSARWEQILMTNVMGIYHVTYAVLPHLVANNSGDIVNVSSTAGLSGSPGTSAYSASKFAVIGLSESLMKEVRKNNIRVCTLMPSTIASDMSIDLGLTDGDPEKVLQPADFAELIIANLKLPRRALLKSASLWSTNP, from the coding sequence ATGGAAAATCTACATCATAAAAAGGCCATTGTAACAGGTGGTGGAAGAGGACTTGGTAAGGCAACAGCAGTTGCTTTGGCTAAGGAGGGAGTATCGGTTGCCGTAACAGGACGTAATGAAGCGAATTTGATTCAGACTGTGAGGGAGCTGGAGACGTTGGGTGTAAAAGCAACATATGGTGTGTTTGATGTTGCGGATAAAGAGCAGGTTGCTTCGGTTGTTCCTAAATTAATTGAAGAATTGGGTGGGATTGATATTTTAATCAATAATGCTGGTATTGCAGAGTTTGGCTCATTTTTGGAAATGGATTCAGCGCGTTGGGAGCAGATTTTGATGACCAATGTGATGGGAATATATCACGTGACCTATGCCGTATTACCTCATTTGGTGGCTAATAACAGTGGAGATATTGTTAATGTGAGTTCGACCGCAGGACTATCCGGTAGTCCGGGGACATCGGCTTATTCAGCATCCAAGTTTGCGGTAATAGGACTTTCGGAGTCTCTAATGAAAGAAGTTCGAAAAAATAATATTCGTGTATGCACATTGATGCCGAGTACGATTGCGTCAGATATGTCTATCGATTTAGGACTTACTGATGGGGATCCTGAAAAGGTCTTACAGCCTGCTGATTTCGCTGAGCTAATCATCGCAAATCTCAAACTGCCGAGAAGGGCATTGTTGAAATCTGCTTCTCTGTGGTCCACCAATCCTTAA
- a CDS encoding TonB-dependent receptor: MKIIRNGLLMVCSMLYTSVLLAQSISGKITNEDGEPIAGASIQIHKTTLGASSDAEGQYAVKNIANGTWTVRVKAIGYINTEAKLTITGKDQNKDFVLASNSSSLDEVVVSGTMKEVSKLDSPVPVEVYTSRFFKANPTPSIFESLQNINGVRPQLNCNICNTGDIHINGLEGPYTMVMIDGMPIVSGLSTVYGLSGIPQSLIDRVEIVKGPASTLYGSEAVGGLINIITKNPKNAPLLSADVFGTTWGEINADIAGKFNVGKSAQSLIGVSTFNYANPIDNNHDNFTDVTLQSRVSVFNKWNFNRKDNKVFSLAGRYVYEDRWGGEMNWSKKYRGGSDVYGESIYTKRWEFFGTYDLPIKEKVSIMFSVNGHNQNSYYGNQSFMADQYIGFLQTTWNKTIKNHDILTGVAYRYTYYNDNTVATELEASKISLPGLFVQDEISLNEQNKLLVGARYDYNSLHGSILTPRINYKWNSKDKSDVLRLGIGNGYRVANIFTEDHAALTGARKVIFEEDLNPETSWNANLNYVKKFYSSGGSVFGLDATAFYTYFNNKIIPDYETNVNEIRYSNLDGHAVSKGLTLNADASLTNGLKILIGATLMDVYSEEKGEKIEQMLTEKFMGTWSIGYTIRHLGITVDYTGNLYGPMRLPLLGDLDPRPSKSPWWSIQNIQLTKAFSNGIEIFGGVKNLLNWTPGKNAAFLIARAEDPFDKNVQWDSSGNPIPTPDNPYALTFDPNYVYAPNQGIRGFLGFRYNLFK; encoded by the coding sequence ATGAAAATTATTCGTAACGGACTACTAATGGTCTGTTCTATGCTATACACATCTGTTTTATTAGCACAATCTATATCTGGGAAAATTACAAATGAAGACGGAGAACCGATTGCTGGCGCTTCGATTCAAATCCATAAAACGACATTAGGAGCTTCCTCTGATGCCGAAGGCCAATATGCGGTTAAAAATATCGCAAATGGAACTTGGACAGTGAGGGTAAAAGCCATTGGTTATATCAATACGGAAGCGAAATTGACAATTACTGGTAAAGATCAGAATAAGGATTTTGTTCTCGCTTCTAATAGTTCTTCTCTTGACGAAGTAGTTGTCTCAGGAACGATGAAGGAAGTTTCTAAGTTGGATAGTCCTGTTCCCGTGGAGGTCTACACCTCCAGATTTTTTAAAGCTAATCCTACTCCTTCAATTTTTGAATCTTTACAAAATATCAATGGGGTAAGACCTCAATTGAACTGTAATATCTGTAACACCGGCGATATCCATATCAATGGATTGGAGGGGCCTTATACAATGGTGATGATTGATGGAATGCCGATTGTATCAGGACTTTCTACGGTATATGGACTTAGTGGAATTCCGCAATCGCTTATTGATCGTGTTGAAATTGTCAAAGGACCGGCCTCGACATTGTACGGAAGTGAAGCTGTCGGTGGCCTGATCAACATCATCACCAAGAATCCTAAGAATGCACCCCTGCTTTCTGCGGATGTGTTTGGCACTACATGGGGAGAAATCAATGCAGATATAGCCGGTAAATTCAATGTGGGTAAATCTGCACAGTCTTTGATCGGTGTAAGTACATTTAATTACGCTAACCCGATTGATAATAACCATGATAACTTTACAGACGTGACGCTCCAAAGTCGGGTATCCGTATTCAATAAATGGAACTTTAATCGAAAAGACAATAAAGTTTTTTCATTGGCGGGACGCTATGTCTATGAGGATAGATGGGGAGGGGAGATGAATTGGTCTAAAAAGTACAGGGGAGGGAGTGATGTGTATGGAGAAAGTATCTATACCAAACGTTGGGAGTTTTTTGGTACATATGATTTGCCAATTAAAGAAAAGGTATCTATCATGTTCAGTGTCAATGGGCATAATCAGAATAGCTATTATGGGAATCAATCATTTATGGCGGATCAATATATAGGATTTTTACAAACTACCTGGAATAAGACTATTAAAAATCATGATATCTTGACAGGAGTAGCTTATCGATATACTTATTACAATGATAATACTGTAGCTACAGAATTAGAGGCCTCTAAAATTAGTTTGCCAGGCCTATTTGTGCAGGATGAAATTTCTCTTAATGAGCAGAATAAGCTGTTGGTAGGTGCGCGATATGATTACAACTCTTTACATGGGAGTATCCTTACCCCTCGAATCAACTACAAATGGAATTCAAAGGATAAATCCGATGTGTTGCGTTTAGGGATTGGAAATGGATATCGCGTAGCAAATATCTTTACGGAAGATCATGCAGCTCTCACCGGAGCGCGTAAAGTGATTTTTGAAGAGGATCTGAACCCGGAGACTTCCTGGAATGCAAACTTGAACTATGTAAAGAAATTTTATTCTAGCGGAGGCTCGGTTTTTGGGTTGGATGCAACGGCGTTCTATACGTATTTTAATAACAAGATTATCCCAGACTATGAAACGAATGTAAACGAAATCCGATATTCTAACCTAGATGGACATGCGGTTTCTAAAGGATTGACCTTAAACGCGGATGCATCTCTTACCAATGGATTGAAAATATTGATAGGAGCGACGCTTATGGATGTGTATAGTGAGGAAAAGGGTGAAAAAATTGAGCAAATGTTGACTGAAAAATTTATGGGAACGTGGAGTATTGGCTATACCATCCGTCATCTAGGGATAACAGTTGACTATACAGGGAATCTATATGGTCCGATGCGACTTCCTCTACTTGGCGACCTGGATCCAAGACCAAGTAAGTCTCCATGGTGGAGCATTCAGAACATCCAATTAACTAAAGCATTTTCTAACGGGATAGAGATATTTGGGGGTGTAAAGAATTTATTGAATTGGACTCCTGGGAAAAATGCAGCTTTCCTTATTGCGAGAGCTGAAGACCCGTTTGACAAAAATGTTCAATGGGATTCTTCAGGTAATCCTATTCCAACACCAGATAATCCATATGCGTTAACATTTGACCCCAACTACGTATATGCACCTAATCAGGGTATTAGAGGGTTTTTGGGATTCCGCTACAATTTATTTAAATAG
- a CDS encoding DUF4886 domain-containing protein: MKRINYYILTLLTVCFLGSFQSEVLAQRNPLDDGVVRILAIGNSFSEDAIENYLYDLAKAEGKSMVIGNLYIGGAPLSLHLKNVEENKGAYNYRKTGVNGQKTAATDVKIADALLDEQWDYISFQQASPLSGMYDSYAASLPKLFEYVRGKVQYPQTQYVLHQTWAYQQDSKHDGFLNYGKDQMKMYNAIVETSKQAFRLVPFDLLVPSGTAIQNARTSFIGDHFTRDGYHLQLDYGRFTAACTWYETLFGMDVRKNKYKPLTVKGVQSEIAKEAAHNAVQHPFRVIQLAAFQIMDISH; this comes from the coding sequence ATGAAACGAATCAACTATTATATACTTACGTTACTGACCGTCTGTTTTTTAGGAAGCTTTCAGTCAGAGGTGCTTGCGCAACGAAATCCTTTGGATGATGGAGTTGTGCGTATTTTGGCGATTGGGAACAGTTTTTCGGAAGATGCCATTGAGAATTATTTGTATGACCTTGCCAAAGCTGAGGGGAAATCTATGGTGATTGGGAATCTTTATATAGGCGGTGCGCCGTTGAGTTTGCATCTTAAAAATGTGGAAGAGAATAAAGGCGCGTACAACTACCGAAAGACGGGAGTAAATGGGCAAAAGACGGCTGCCACTGATGTCAAAATAGCGGATGCTTTACTCGATGAACAATGGGATTATATTAGCTTTCAACAGGCGAGCCCTTTGTCGGGGATGTATGATAGCTATGCAGCCTCACTGCCCAAGCTATTTGAATACGTACGTGGAAAAGTACAATATCCACAAACACAATATGTACTTCATCAAACCTGGGCCTATCAACAAGATAGCAAGCATGATGGGTTTCTTAACTATGGTAAAGACCAAATGAAGATGTATAACGCGATTGTAGAGACTTCCAAACAGGCATTCAGATTGGTTCCTTTTGATTTGCTAGTGCCTTCAGGTACAGCGATCCAGAATGCTAGAACAAGTTTCATTGGTGATCATTTCACTAGGGATGGTTACCATTTGCAGTTAGATTATGGACGATTTACAGCAGCTTGTACGTGGTATGAAACGTTATTCGGGATGGATGTCCGTAAAAATAAATATAAACCTTTGACTGTCAAGGGAGTCCAATCTGAAATCGCAAAGGAGGCGGCCCACAACGCCGTGCAACATCCATTCCGTGTGATTCAGTTGGCTGCTTTTCAGATTATGGATATAAGTCATTAA
- a CDS encoding ZIP family metal transporter, with the protein MDALIDYLSTVDPVLAALYAGLFTWGVTALGSSFVFLFKEINPKLLNGMLGFTGGVMVAASFWSLLTPAIEMSKGEGFEKVLPSAIGFLLGAFFIFGLDKLMPHLHINFKRTEGPKSSLQRTTLLTIAIALHNIPEGLAVGVLFGGVASGIPEASIAGAVLLAIGIGLQNFPEGVAVSMPLRRMGLSRWKSFNYGQLSAIVEPIFAVLGALAVGFFMPILPYALSFAAGAMIFVVVEEVIPETQQQKHSDIPIMGFIIGFVVMMVLDVALS; encoded by the coding sequence ATGGATGCTTTGATTGATTATCTTTCTACGGTTGACCCTGTTCTGGCAGCATTATATGCTGGACTTTTTACTTGGGGGGTGACTGCATTAGGCTCTTCTTTTGTCTTTCTCTTTAAAGAGATTAATCCGAAATTGTTGAACGGCATGTTGGGCTTTACGGGAGGGGTGATGGTTGCCGCTAGTTTTTGGAGTTTGCTGACCCCTGCAATCGAGATGAGCAAAGGAGAAGGGTTTGAAAAAGTGCTTCCATCGGCTATAGGATTTTTGCTTGGTGCTTTTTTTATATTCGGATTGGACAAGTTGATGCCTCATCTCCATATCAATTTTAAACGAACGGAAGGTCCAAAATCTTCCCTTCAGCGTACGACATTGCTTACTATCGCTATTGCGCTGCACAATATCCCAGAAGGGCTTGCTGTGGGAGTGCTATTTGGAGGTGTGGCTAGTGGTATCCCAGAGGCTAGTATTGCTGGAGCGGTGCTGTTGGCTATTGGAATAGGGTTGCAAAATTTTCCAGAGGGTGTAGCGGTGTCGATGCCTTTGAGGAGGATGGGATTGTCTAGGTGGAAAAGTTTCAATTATGGACAGCTTTCTGCAATCGTTGAGCCTATTTTTGCTGTGTTGGGTGCTTTGGCTGTTGGTTTTTTTATGCCTATCTTGCCTTATGCACTTTCCTTTGCTGCTGGGGCTATGATTTTTGTGGTGGTAGAGGAAGTCATTCCCGAGACACAACAACAAAAGCACTCGGATATCCCCATTATGGGGTTTATTATAGGGTTTGTCGTCATGATGGTGCTGGACGTTGCCTTGTCATGA
- a CDS encoding metal-dependent transcriptional regulator, which translates to MYSAVEENYLKAILSLENDQGEVSINELSKRLDLKMPTVNGMIKKFSEKGLVHYESYKPLKLTKLGKKEAAMILRKHRLTEMFLFQKMGFGWEEVHAIAEQIEHIQSPKLFEKMDELLGYPKFDPHGSPIPDIHGKVAIPKYKALSTAHLNTEVVLMAISDSSEAFLQYLNSKNIQLGAQIKIIGKETFDGNMTVSINGQIEEVFSSIVCEKLLILH; encoded by the coding sequence ATGTATTCAGCTGTTGAGGAGAACTATTTAAAAGCGATACTATCTTTGGAAAACGACCAAGGAGAGGTGAGCATCAATGAGTTAAGTAAACGACTGGACCTCAAGATGCCCACTGTCAATGGTATGATTAAGAAGTTCTCAGAAAAAGGTCTAGTCCATTACGAAAGCTACAAACCACTGAAGCTAACAAAATTAGGCAAAAAAGAAGCCGCTATGATTCTTCGTAAACACCGCTTGACCGAAATGTTTCTTTTCCAAAAGATGGGATTTGGCTGGGAAGAGGTACATGCCATAGCTGAACAAATCGAACATATCCAGTCGCCAAAACTATTTGAGAAAATGGACGAACTATTAGGCTATCCCAAGTTTGACCCTCATGGCTCCCCTATACCGGACATCCACGGCAAAGTCGCTATACCGAAGTATAAAGCCCTTTCCACTGCCCACCTAAATACCGAAGTCGTATTGATGGCCATCAGTGATTCGAGCGAAGCATTTCTGCAATACCTCAATTCAAAAAACATACAATTAGGTGCGCAAATAAAAATAATTGGCAAAGAGACTTTTGATGGCAACATGACAGTATCCATCAACGGTCAAATAGAAGAAGTATTCAGTTCAATAGTATGTGAAAAACTACTAATCCTACATTGA
- a CDS encoding efflux transporter outer membrane subunit: MKLKKNKYNLILSFCLILIGVQSCKVGEKYTRPDLHLPSQFRGDTLDYFGDTTSISQIAWKDFFHDSTLLALIDSGISNNYDIKTALLNTRIANLQLLQNRANYLPTVDATIASANKQWRSKEFGSGPSTKWYDRHQKEASENMFTYLSQFGTEVRFSWELDIWGKISSQRDQLMAEYLDTHEARNAVQTNLISSIAKGYFNLLMLDAKIEVAKRNVQLNDSTLRMIKLQYEAGEITALAIQQTESQRLLAASLVPELEKEIAIQENALRTLTGQMPAHVQRINSFEHLIAENQDISLGSPLEIIRNRPDIRSAEFGLIAANANANIQQALKYPTLSIGGSLGVNAMLPKNWFNIPGALLGGITGDLATPIFKNKTLKTNHEVAKLEREKADLTLQQTVLEAVSEVSNSIITVEKQREQLEFAKNRVANSALAVRNSNLLFRSGYATYLEVITAQSNALSSELDLVELRQQHLESYVDLYRSLGGGWKD; encoded by the coding sequence ATGAAACTTAAAAAAAATAAATATAATCTCATTCTCTCATTCTGCCTCATACTGATTGGTGTACAGAGTTGCAAAGTCGGAGAGAAATATACGCGCCCAGACCTTCATCTCCCTAGTCAATTTCGAGGAGATACTTTAGACTACTTTGGAGACACAACCAGTATCAGCCAAATTGCATGGAAAGATTTTTTTCATGACTCCACCTTACTTGCGCTGATAGACAGTGGTATCTCCAATAATTACGATATAAAGACCGCACTTCTGAATACGCGGATTGCAAATCTTCAACTGCTGCAAAACCGAGCAAACTACCTACCCACCGTCGATGCTACAATTGCTAGTGCCAATAAGCAGTGGCGTTCCAAGGAATTTGGAAGTGGCCCGTCAACAAAATGGTATGATAGGCATCAAAAAGAAGCTTCCGAAAACATGTTTACCTATCTTTCCCAATTCGGTACTGAGGTCCGTTTCAGTTGGGAACTGGATATTTGGGGCAAAATATCCAGTCAACGCGACCAGCTTATGGCCGAATATCTTGATACCCATGAAGCAAGAAATGCTGTACAAACTAACCTCATATCGAGCATTGCCAAAGGATACTTCAATCTATTGATGCTTGATGCAAAGATTGAAGTAGCCAAACGCAATGTACAGCTCAACGACAGTACACTCCGGATGATCAAACTTCAGTATGAGGCTGGGGAAATTACAGCATTAGCAATCCAACAAACAGAATCCCAAAGATTGCTAGCCGCATCACTCGTGCCCGAATTAGAGAAAGAAATTGCCATTCAAGAAAATGCATTGAGAACCCTAACAGGGCAAATGCCAGCACATGTGCAACGGATTAACAGCTTCGAACATCTGATTGCCGAAAATCAAGACATATCCTTAGGTTCGCCATTGGAAATTATACGCAATAGACCAGATATACGAAGTGCTGAGTTTGGGCTTATCGCCGCCAACGCTAACGCAAATATCCAACAGGCCTTGAAATACCCCACCCTCTCTATTGGTGGATCCCTGGGTGTGAATGCTATGTTGCCCAAAAATTGGTTCAATATCCCCGGTGCCTTATTGGGTGGTATTACAGGTGATTTGGCCACCCCAATATTTAAAAACAAGACTCTTAAAACAAACCATGAAGTCGCCAAATTAGAACGAGAAAAGGCCGACCTGACATTACAACAAACCGTTTTAGAGGCTGTCAGTGAAGTTTCCAATTCAATTATCACAGTAGAGAAACAACGCGAACAACTAGAATTTGCTAAAAATAGAGTAGCAAATTCCGCACTCGCAGTACGCAATTCAAACCTACTATTTAGAAGCGGCTATGCAACCTATCTAGAAGTCATCACCGCACAAAGCAATGCCTTGAGCAGTGAACTAGATTTAGTAGAATTAAGACAGCAACATCTAGAATCTTACGTTGACCTCTACCGTTCTTTGGGTGGAGGCTGGAAAGACTAA
- a CDS encoding thioredoxin family protein, producing MRFVYLLSFLLLWIAPLNILAQEEMLSIQELQDSMENDPKPVLLLLHTDWCSYCALQKKQLGKRKNKLKDVYVASFDAESNDDINFKGQIYGYLPHGNRSGIHALALKLMGEKSKGYPTWVLLDREMNVVEHYAGYLKPKELDFIAKQLVMRE from the coding sequence ATGCGTTTTGTTTACTTGCTATCTTTTTTGTTGTTGTGGATTGCTCCGCTAAATATATTGGCTCAGGAGGAGATGCTATCTATTCAGGAATTACAGGATAGTATGGAAAACGACCCTAAGCCGGTATTGTTGTTACTGCATACGGATTGGTGCAGCTATTGTGCACTTCAAAAAAAGCAGCTTGGTAAGCGTAAGAACAAATTGAAAGATGTGTATGTGGCGTCCTTTGATGCCGAGAGCAATGATGACATAAATTTTAAGGGACAAATCTACGGATATTTACCTCATGGAAATAGGAGTGGAATACATGCTTTGGCACTCAAACTGATGGGAGAGAAGTCGAAAGGATATCCAACATGGGTGTTATTGGACAGGGAGATGAATGTAGTGGAACACTATGCTGGATATCTGAAGCCTAAAGAATTGGATTTTATTGCGAAACAATTGGTGATGAGGGAGTAG